A section of the Girardinichthys multiradiatus isolate DD_20200921_A chromosome 5, DD_fGirMul_XY1, whole genome shotgun sequence genome encodes:
- the foxe1 gene encoding forkhead box protein E1 produces MTMPVVKVEKDSPADTTLPSSNPSPQTEEQQSRGRRRKRPLQRGKPPYSYIALISMAIANSPDRKLTLGGIYKFITERFPFYRDNSKKWQNSIRHNLTLNDCFIKIPREPGRPGKGNYWALDPNAEDMFESGSFLRRRKRFKRCDLSTYVHETPVFSPVQITRSAAYTSSVYPNMTVNPAYGQQLSSAYYPSSSPPGFAHGQARMFSINNIIGHPTSASMLTGQGPEMMQQPGRSFSPEGLPNGSTPCSLGTPGFQSQPCGGAVPPRSIHPGFTYSGPNSHAHHHAHQGSYGQGHSQGYVAAGRIHATAHGSAETMDHYGRVSPVQLGSFSQYNSAAGAVTNTGGYLRHPPYPGNMDRFVSAI; encoded by the coding sequence ATGACAATGCCAGTGGTCAAAGTGGAGAAAGACTCTCCAGCAGACACCACATTGCCTTCCTCCAACCCTTCTCCACAGACGGAGGAGCAGCAGTCCCGGGGCAGAAGGAGAAAGAGACCTCTTCAGAGGGGGAAACCGCCGTACAGCTACATCGCACTCATCTCCATGGCCATCGCCAACTCCCCTGACCGCAAGTTGACGCTGGGGGGCATCTACAAATTCATCACCGAGCGGTTCCCCTTCTACAGAGACAATTCAAAGAAGTGGCAGAACTCCATCCGCCACAACCTGACCTTAAATGATTGCTTCATCAAGATCCCACGTGAGCCCGGGCGACCCGGAAAGGGCAACTACTGGGCGCTGGACCCCAATGCAGAGGATATGTTCGAAAGCGGCAGCTTTCTGAGGCGCAGAAAGAGGTTCAAACGTTGTGACCTTAGCACTTATGTCCACGAGACACCAGTCTTCTCTCCTGTCCAGATCACGAGGTCAGCTGCATACACCAGTTCCGTTTACCCCAACATGACAGTCAACCCTGCATACGGCCAGCAGCTGTCCTCTGCCTACTACCCCTCTTCATCACCTCCTGGGTTTGCACATGGTCAGGCCCGCATGTTCAGCATCAATAACATCATTGGACACCCAACCTCAGCCAGCATGCTGACAGGTCAAGGCCCAGAGATGATGCAGCAGCCCGGTCGGAGCTTTAGTCCAGAGGGTCTGCCAAACGGATCCACTCCCTGCAGCCTGGGAACGCCGGGTTTCCAGAGTCAGCCATGTGGGGGAGCAGTGCCGCCCCGCTCAATACATCCCGGGTTCACCTACTCCGGGccaaacagccatgcacaccACCACGCCCACCAGGGCTCCTACGGACAGGGTCACAGCCAGGGGTACGTAGCGGCAGGCCGGATCCACGCCACAGCTCACGGCTCTGCAGAAACAATGGACCATTACGGCAGAGTTTCTCCAGTGCAGCTCGGCTCTTTCTcccagtacaacagtgcagcaGGTGCTGTTACCAACACTGGGGGATACCTGAGACACCCGCCGTACCCCGGGAACATGGACCGGTTTGTTTCTGCAATCTGA